A single genomic interval of Sulfurovum sp. TSL6 harbors:
- the gspG gene encoding type II secretion system major pseudopilin GspG, producing MQKNTPLRAGFSLIELLIVIVILGGLVAVVAPGLMDAADEAKRDTVCLKMNDLGKRLDMFKLDNGTYPETEEGFAALLSNPDPDKYPNYRATPYLKKLPKDSWKTPFIYINKGSEFELISFAADRKEGGEENDRDILFSECNK from the coding sequence ATGCAAAAAAATACTCCGTTAAGAGCCGGTTTCTCTCTTATAGAACTGCTCATTGTGATCGTTATTCTTGGAGGGCTTGTTGCTGTTGTGGCTCCGGGACTTATGGATGCTGCGGATGAGGCCAAAAGAGATACGGTATGTTTAAAAATGAACGATCTAGGCAAAAGACTTGACATGTTCAAGCTTGATAACGGGACCTACCCTGAAACAGAAGAAGGCTTTGCAGCACTTTTAAGCAACCCTGATCCAGATAAGTATCCCAACTATCGTGCAACGCCTTATCTTAAAAAACTGCCTAAAGACTCATGGAAAACTCCTTTTATCTATATCAACAAAGGGTCAGAGTTCGAACTCATCTCCTTTGCTGCTGACAGAAAAGAGGGTGGAGAAGAGAACGATAGAGATATCCTCTTTAGTGAATGTAACAAATAA